AGACCCGCCCCGGACGGCCCGTCAGGAGCGGTGCAACCCCCGCGCGGACGAGCGCCTAGTCTCGTTCGATGTGAAGGTGACGGTTCTGGTCGGCGGCGTCGGTGGGGCACGCTTCCTGCTCGGCGTGCAGCGACTGCTCGGGCTGGGGCAGTACGCCCCTGACGACCCGACTGATCATGAACTGACCGCGGTGGTCAACGTCGGTGACGACACGTGGATGTTCGGGGTACGGATCTGCCCTGACCTCGACACGTGCATGTACACCCTCGGCGGTGGAATCGATCCCGAGCGCGGCTGGGGCCATCGCGACGAAACCTGGCATGCCAAAGAGGAACTCGCCGCGTACGGCGTCCAGCCCGACTGGTTCGGCCTCGGCGACCGCGACCTGGCCACCCACCTGGTGCGCAGCCAGATGCTGCGGGCGGGATATCCGCTCTCCCAGGTCACCGAAGCGCTGTGCGCCCGGTGGGCGCCCGGCGCCCGGCTGCTACCTGCCAGCGACGACCGCAGCGAGACCCACGTCGTCATCACCGACCCGGACAGCGGTGAACGCCGCGCCATCCACTTCCAGGAGTGGTGGGTGCGATACCGCGCGAAAGTCCCCACCCACAGCTTCGCCTTTGTCGGCGCCGAGAAGGCCACCGCCGCCCCCGGTGTCACCGACGCCATCGCCGACGCCGATGTCGTGCTGCTGGCGCCGTCCAACCCGGTGGTCAGCATCGGCTCGATCCTGGCGATCCCGGGCATCCGCGGCGCCCTCCGGTCGACCCGGGCCAAGATCATCGGCTACTCCCCCATCGTGGCCGGAAAACCATTGCGCGGCATGGCGGATGAGTGTCTGTCCGTGATCGGGGTCCCATCGACCTCGGAAGCCGTCGGACGCCACTACGGCGCCCGCACCGGCACCGGCATCCTCGACGGTTGGCTGATCCACGAGGGCGACAGCGCGCAGATCGACGGCGTGGCGGTCGACGCGGTGCCGCTGCTGATGACGGATCCGGCCGCCACCGCGGAGATGGTCCGCGCCGGGGTCCGGATGGCCGGAGTCGCGCTGTGACCGAACACGCTCCGTCCGAACACGGTGCGGCCGCCGCGATCGAACTCCTTCCGGTGCCCGGGCTGCCGGAGTTCCGGCCCGGCGACGATCTGGCCGCCGCGCTGGCGGCCGCCACGCCGTGGCTGCGCGACGGTGACGTCGTCGTGGTCACCAGCAAGGTCGTGTCGAAGTGCGAGGGCCGCATCGTCACCGCACCGGAAGATCCCGACGAACGGGATGCGTTGCGGCGCAAGCTCGTCGATGACGAAGCCGTGCGCATACTGGCCCGCAAGGGACGCACGCTGATCACCGAGAACGCCATCGGCCTCATCCAGGCGGCCGCCGGAGTCGACGGATCCAACGTCGACACAGGCGAACTGGCGCTGCTGCCGGTCGACCCCGACGGCAGCGCCGCACGCCTGCGGACCGGTCTCGCCGAGCGACTCGGCGTCACCGTCGGAGTCGTGATCACCGACACCATGGGCCGCGCGTGGCGCAACGGTCAGATCGACGCGGCGATCGGCGCCGCCGGCGTGAGCGTGCTGCACGGATACGCCGGCGCCCGCGACGCGCACGGTAATGAACTGCTGGTCACCGAAGTCGCCGTCGCAGACGAGATCGCCGCGGCAGCCGACCTGGTCAAGGGTAAGCTCACCGGCATCCCGGTGGCCGTCGTGCGCGGATTGTCGTTGGCGGACAACGGATCCACTGCGCGCGACCTGCTGCGCCCCGGTGAGGACGACCTGTTCTGGCTGGGCACCGCCGAGGCGATGGAAGCCGGGCGCCGGCAGGCGCAGCTGCTGCGCCGCTCGGTGCGCCGGTTCAGCGCCGATCCCCTCGCGCCCGAGTTGATCGAGGACGCCGTCGCCGAAGCGCTCACCGCCCCCGCCCCGCACCACACCCGTCCGGTCCGCTTCGTCTGGGTGACCGATCGCACGGTCCGCACGCGCCTGCTCGACCGGATGGCGGACCGCTGGCGTGCCGACCTGAGCGCCGACGGCCTGACTGACGAGGCCGTCGAACGCCGGCTCGCCCGAGGCCAGATCCTTTATGACGCAACAGAGCTCGTGATCCCGTTCCTGGTACCCGACGGCGTCCACGACTATCCGGACGCCGCGCGGACCGAGGCCGAACACACCATGTTCACCGTGGCCGTCGGCGCTGCCGTCCAGGCGCTTCTCGTCGCGCTGGCGGTGCGTGGGGTGGGCAGCTGCTGGGTCGGTTCGACGATCTTCGCCGCCGACACGGTGCGGGCGGAACTCGACCTGCCCGCCGACTGGGAACCGTTGGGCGCGGTCGCGGTCGGCTACCCCGCCGACCCCGAGGGGCCGCGCGATCCGGCTGACACCCAGGGTCTGCTGGTACGCCGGTGAGCCTGCACTCCTCGGCGGTCGACCTCCTGACCGACTGGGTCGCACCGGACCCGGCACAGGACTCGCTGCGCCATGCCGTGCTCGCGTTCCTGGCCGCCCGCCCCGACGGGTGTCTGCGCGCGTGCGTGCCCGGCCACGTCACCGCCTCCGCCCTGGTACTCGACCACACCGGCAGCCGCGCCGTGCTGACCCTGCATCCGCGCTTCGGCCGCTGGCTGCAGGTGGGGGGACACTGCGAACCCGACGACGCCGACGTCGTCGCCGCCGCACTTCGCGAGGCGAGCGAGGAATCCGGCATCGACGGCCTGGTCATCGATCCCCGCCTCGCCGCCGTCCACGTGCATCCGGTGACGTGCTCGCTGGGCGTGCCGACCCGCCACCTCGACCTGCAGTTCCTGGTGCACGCCCCCGAAGGCGCGCAGATCGCCCGCTCGGACGAATCGCTCGATCTGAAGTGGTGGCCGCTGGACGCGCTGCCCGCGGACACCGACTTCGGGCTCACTCAACTCGCCGCGGCTGCTCGCCGGGGCTGAGCGCGCCTCAGACGTCGGTCGAGTACCGGATGCCGCCGTCCGGGATCTTCACCCCGGGCCACACACGCGCACCGCGCAGCAGTTCGCAGCGCGCGCCGATGTCAGCGCCGTCACCGATGACGGCGTCACGGATGAGCGCCCGCGGACCGATGCGCGCGCCGAACCCGATGATGGACCGCTCGATCACCGCGCCGGCACCGACATCCGCACCGTCGAAGATGACCGCACCGTCGAGGCGTGCCCCGGCCTTGATCTCCGCGCCGCGCCCCACCACGGTGCCGCCGATCAGCAACGCACCCGGCGCCACCGACGCACCGTCGTGCACGAGGTGCTCGCCGCGGCGGCCGGGCAGTGCCGGCGACGGCGCGATCCCGCGCACCAGGTCCGACGAGCCGCGGACGAAGTCCTCGGGGGTGCCCATGTCACGCCAGTAGGTCGCGTCGACGTAACCGCACACCCGCAGCCCCGCTGACAGCAGCCCGGGGAACACCTCACGCTCGACCGAGACCGGCCGGCCGCGCGGGATACGGTCGATCACCTCACGCTTGAAGACGTAGCAGCCGGCGTTGATCTGGTCGGTCGGCGGATCCTGCGTCTTCTCCAGGAACGCGGTCACCACGCCCCCGTCGTCGGTCGGCACACAGCCGAAGGCCCGCGGATCCCCGACGCGCACCAGGTGCAGCGTCACGTCGGCGTTGCGGCTCTCGTGGCTGTCGAGCAGCGCACGGAGATCGCAGCCCGAGAGCACGTCGCCGTTGAACACCATCGCGGTGTCGTAGCGCAGTTTGTCGGAGACGTTGGCGATGGCACCGCCGGTGCCCATCGGTTCGTCCTCGAAGACGTAGTCGATCTGCAGGCCCAGCTTGGATCCGTCGCCGAACTCGGCCTCGAAGACGTCCGCCTTGTACGCCGTCCCGAGCACGACGTGCTCGATTCCCGCTTCCGCGATGCGGGAGAGCAGGTGGGTCAGAAACGCCAGGCCGGCGGTCGGCAACATCGGTTTCGGCGCCGATAGCGTCAGGGGGCGCAGCCGTGTGCCCTGTCCGCCCACCAGCACAACGGCGTCCACCTCAGCCGGATTCACCATGTCCTACCCCCCTTTGGCCTGCATACGACGAGCCTTGCGCACCACCAACCCGGCGCGCACGGCCAGTGCACCCCTCATCGCGGCCCGCAGTGGCGCCTGCCACGGGTGCGGATAGCGATCAGACAAGAAAGTGTAGGTGCTGCGGTGGTGCGCGGCCAGGTTGCGGGCGGGGTCGCGACCCGTCGAATGCCCCTTGTCGTGCAGGATCTCCGCCGACGGCACGTACACGTTGAGCCACCCGGCATTGCCGAGCCGATCACCGAGGTCAACGTCCTCCATGTACATGAAGTAGCGCTCGTCGAAACCACCGATCTGCGTGAACGCCGACCGGCGCAGCAGCAGGCAACTGCCCGACAGCCAGCCGACGGGGCGTTCGCTGGGCTCCGCGCGGTCCTGGCGGTAGGCCGCGGTCCATGGGTTCGACCGCCAGAACGGACCCACCACGGCGTGCATCCCGCCGCGGATCAGGCTGGGCAGGTGCCGCGCCGACGGATACACCGAACCGTCGGGATCGCGGATCAGCGGGCCCAGTGCACCGGCCCGCGGCCATCGCGCGGCGGCCTCCAACAGCAGGTCGATCGAACGCGGACCCCACTGGACGTCGGGGTTCGCGACGATGAGGAACTCCGGGTCGACGGTGTCCTTGTCGGGGTCTTGGGCGATCGCGGCGACCGCACGATTGACCGCGGTGCCGTAACCGAGGTTGCCACCGGTGCGGAGCAGCGTGGCGTCCGGATAGCGATCCACCGCCTGCTCCGGGGCGCCGTCGGTGGACCCGTTGTCCGCCATGACGACCGAGACCGGACGATCGGTGGCGTGGGCCAGCGTGGCCAGGAACCGGTCGAGGTGCGGCCCCGGTGAATACGTCACCGTGACGACGACCAACCCGTCACTCACCTGGCGACCACCGATTCACGCACACGGCGTAGAGGGTAGCGGCACGTCCCGCCCCCGCTGAATCGCCGCGACCAGCGCATCGCGCCACGGGCGCAGGGCGGTCAGGCCGCGTTCGGCCGAACCGGTGCCCGACAGCGCCGAGTACACCGGCCTGCGGGCGGGGCGCGGAAACCGGTCGCTGCCGACCGGACGCACCCGCTCCGGATCCGCGCCGAGCGTTTCGAAGACCGCGCGGGCCTGGTCGAACCGGCTGGCCTCTCCGCTGTTGGCGGCGTGCAGCACCGGACCGCGCACTCCGCCGTCGGCGATCTCGAGCAGCGCCCCGACGAGGTCGTGCGCGCTGGTCGGCGAACCGGTCTGATCGGCCACCACGTCGACGGTCTCGCCGCCGAGGGCCTTGCGGCGCATCGCGGCGACGAAGTCACCGCCGTCCGCGCCCTCGTACACCCACGCGGTGCGCACGACATACGCGTCCGGGAGCGCATCGAGCACCGCCTGTTCACCGGCGAGCTTGCTGCGTCCGTAGACGCTCAGCGGCGCGGGCACGTCGTCGATCTCGTAGGGGTGCGGTGGCGCCCCGCCGAAGTCGCCGCTGAAGACGTAGTCGGTGGAGATGTGGATCAGGCCGGCACCGGCCCGCGCGCAGACGGTCGCCAGATTGCCCGGTCCGACGGCGTTGACCGCATGCGCTCGCCCGGGGTCGGCCTCGGCGGCGTCCACGTCGGTGACGGCTGCGCAGTTGACGACCACGTCGCCGCCCGACACGTGACGCGCGACAGCGGAGAGGTCGGTGATGTCACAGTCGGCGGAGGAGAGCGCCAGCACATCGCGCTGCTGTCGGCCAGCCTGAGCAGCGAGGATGCGCCCCACCATGCCGCCGGCGCCGGTGATCACGAGTCGTTGCGGCATGCCTGTGAGTTTGACACGCGTGCTGGCGCGCCGACGATCGCTACCCCGTCTGCGCTGTCCTCGCCAGTAGCCTGGGCGGATGCCCGCTCGAGTCCTTCGCGCCGTCGCCGTGACGGTGACCCTTGCCGTCGTGCTCGGGACCGGAGTGGCCTGGAGCCGGATCCGGTCCTTTGAAGAAGGCATCAACCACATCAGCTCCCCGGCGCTCGGCGAAGGCGGCGAGGACGGCGCGATCGACATTCTCCTTGTGGGTTCCGACAGCCGTACCGACGCGCACGGCAACCCGCTGTCCCAAGAAGAACTGGCCACCCTGCGCGCCGGGGACGACGTGTCGACGAACACCGACACGATCATCTTGATCCGTGTGCCGAACAACGGGCAGTCGGCGACCGCGATCTCCATTCCGCGCGACTCCTACGTCCAAGCACCGGACCTGGGCAAGATGAAGATCAACGGTGTCTACGGGTCGGTGCACCTCGATAGGCTCAAGGAGCTCGTCGAGGAACAGGGCGTGGACCCGGCCGAGGCCGAACCGCTCGCGGTGGAGGACGGCCGCGAGGCGCTGATCAAGACGGTCGCGAACCTGACCGGCGTGACCGTGGACCACTACGCCGAGATCGGACTGTTGGGCTTCGCGCTGATCACCGACGCACTCGGCGGTGTCGACGTCTGCCTCAAAGAGCCTGTGTACGAACCGCTTTCGGGCGCCGACTTCCCCGCCGGCTGGCAGAAGCTCGACGGTCCGCAGGCGCTGAGCTTCGTGCGGCAGCGGCACAACCTGCCACGCGGCGACCTCGACCGGGTCACCCGCCAGCAGGCGGTGATGGCGTCGCTGGCCCACGAGGTGATCTCCGGCAAGACGCTGTCGAGTCCGGCGACACTGGGCCGCCTGGAGGCGGCCGTGCAGCGTTCGGTGGTCCTGTCGGACGGCTGGGACATCATGGATTTCGTCGACCAACTGCAGAAGCTCGCCGCCGGCAACGTGGCGTTCTCGACCATCCCGGTGGTGCGCGAGGACGGCTGGAGCGACGACGGTATGCAGAGCGTCGTGCGCGTCGAACCCGCCGCGGTCCAGGAGTGGGTGACGGGTCTGCTCGACGAACAGGACGAGGGCAAGACCGAGGAACTGGCGTACACGCCCGACAAGACCACCGTCGAGGTCGTCAACGCCACCGACGTCAACGGGCTGGCCGCGTCGGTGTCGGCGGTCCTGGCCCAGAAGGGGTTCACCCCCGGCCCGACCGGCAACTACGACAGCGGGCCCGTCGACTCGAGCCAGGTGCAGGCGGCGAAGGCCGACGACCTCGGGGCACAGGCGATTTCGCGAGATCTGGGCGGGCTCACCGTCGTCGAGGACGGCTCCGTGGCGCCGGGCACGGTGCGCGTGGTGCTCTCTGACGACTACACCGGACCCGGCTCGGGCCTCGACGGCACCGACCCGACGATGCTGACCGCCGACCCGGCCGCGGCGGGCGTCACGGATCCCTCGGCACCCCCGCCGCCACCGCAGATCATCACCGCCGGGTCCGACGATCCGGAGTGTGTGAGCTGACCGTCACCGCCGCCCTGCTCGGTCCTCTGCTCGACTCCGACCCCGCCGGGCCCAGCATCACCTACTACGACGACGCCACCGGAGAACGGATCGAGCTGTCCGCGGTCACGCTGGCCAATTGGGCGGCCAAGACCGGCAATCTCCTACGAGACGAACTCGGGGCAGGCCCCGGGAGCAGGGTCGCGGTGCTGTTGCCCGCGCACTGGCAGACCGCGGCGGTGTTGTTCGGGCTGTGGTGGATCGGGGCCGAAGCGCTCGTGGGCGGCGGAGCCGACAGCGACGGGGCCGACAGCGACGGGGCCGACAGCGACGGGGCCGACAGCGACAGGGCCGATATCGCGCTGTGTACCGCGCAGCGGATCGACGAGGCGGACGCCGCGGTGGGTACCGGCGAGATCGCGGTGCTGTCGCTCGACCCGTTCGGTAAGCCGGTCGCCGATCTGCCCGTCGGGCTCACCGACTACGCGACCGCGGTCCGCGTGCACGGCGACCAGATCGTCCCCGAACGCGGGCCCGGGCCGGCGCTCAACGGACGCTCGGTCGACGAGGTGGTCGCCGCGGCTGCGCGGGCCGCCACCGCGGCGGGCCTGCAGCCCAAGGACCGGGTGCTGTCCACCGCGGGCTGGGCGACGGCCGACGACGTGACCACCCACCTGCTCGCGGTCTACGCCGTCGGCGGTTCGTTGGTGCAGGTCGCGCATCCGGATCCGGCCGTACTCGAGCGGCGACGGACCATGGAGAAGGTCACCCGAACGCTGGAATGAGCCAGTACCGCGAGCAACAGCAACGGGCCGAAAGTTCACAGCCTTTTCCTAACCTGGTGAAACAGGATAGCCCCAGCTGAGTGGTAACTTCGACTGCGACACGGCGCGCGATGGCGCGGACGCCGTGAGAGCAGAGGTATTCGATGCACGGACCGGTCACCGCAGTGGTCACGATGGTGGCCCTCGGGCTCTGGCATCTGCACAACCGCCGTCACCCCGGCTGGCAGGTCAGCGCCGACGGCAGGTTCTTCGTCCTCTCCGGGTACCCCACCCTCGTGATCGCCATGTACTGGCTCACCGGCGCTCCGAGCAACACCGCCTGGGAGTGGGCGCTCGGCAACGCGTGGACCGTCGTGTCGATGGTGTCGTTCGTCTACGGGTTCAACGCGCTCAACGCGGTGCCGAGGTACCAGCAGTCGGTCTCTCGAGTGATCGAATCCATCCCCCGGCCGACCCAGACATCCCGGTCCCGGATCCACAAGATCTGACCGCCGCACGCCCGCATCGAAGACGAGCGGGTCGGTCAGAACCAGAACTCGGCAGGCAACTGGTCGGTCCGGCCGAGCATCCAGGAGATCGCCGCGGCGGACCGGTCCGCCGCGTGGCCGTCACCGAACGGATTGCCCTTCGACACCATTGCCGCACGCTCGCGGGGATCGTCGAGCAGACGGCACGCGTGGTCCAGCACTGCATCGCGATCGGTGCCGACGAGCACCGCACACCCGGCGTCGACGGCCTCCATCCGCTCGGTGACCTCCCGCAGGACGATCACCGGTACACCGAAGCTGGGCGCCTCCTCCTGGATACCGCCGGAGTCCGACAGCACGAGGGTGGACGCCGCGAGCGTCGCGACGAGGACCGGATAGGCCAGCGGTTCGGTCACCAGCACGCGCGGGTGTCCGGCGAGAGCGGCACGAACCTGTTGCGCCACGGCGGGATTCGGATGCGCGGGCAGCACCACCTCGACGTCCGAATACTTGTCGAGCAGCAGTGCGACGGCGTTGAGCACGCGGTCGAGCGGCTCACCCCATGACTCCCGCCGGTGGGCTGTCACCAGGAGCAGCCTGCTGCGGCCCGCGCGCGCCCGCTCGACGAATTCGGCCACCCGGGGATCGGTGACCCGTCCGCCGCGCGCGGCGATGTCGAGCACCGCGTCGATCACCGTGTTGCCGGTGACGACGATGTCGCTCGCCCGGGTGCCCTCCCGCTCGAGATTCGCGCGCGCGTCCGCGGTGGGCGCCAGGTGCAGTCGGCTGATCTGACCGACCAGCCTGCGGTTGCCCTCCTCCGGGAACGGCGCCGTCAGATCGTGTGACCGCAATCCCGCTTCCACATGCGCGATCGGCAGCTTCGCCCAGAACGCGACCATCGCCGCGGCCAGCACCGTCGTGGTATCGCCCTGGACCACAACGGCTTCGGGAGTCCGCTGCGCCCAGTGCCGTTCGAGCTGCATCGACAACGCGGCCATGAGTTCGGCCTGACTGCCGCTGCCGCGGTCGATGCTCAGCGTCACGTCCGGTTCGAGCCCGAACGCGCCGAGGGCCTGATGAACCATCGTCGGATGTTGCCCGCTGGCGACGAACACCGGCGTCATGCCGTGCGCTCGCAGGGCAGGCACCAGTGGCGCCAGCTTGATGGCCTCGGGACGGGTTCCTGCTACCAGGTGGACTTCGGTCACGTCGCCCACTATGCCTGATCCAGTGAAGTGTTGTAAATTCGCTTAGCAAAGTGCAGGCTGTTGCTTGCAGCCATTAGATCCGACAACCCGAAACGGCAGGAAACCACGGTGTTTGCGACCCTTTTGCTGGTGTTGTCAACTGTTTCGTACGCTACCGGGTTGTTTCTGCAAAGTATAGCCGCTCGCCGTAACCGCATCAGCAACACGATTAACCTGGGCGTGGTGGCACGCCTGGTCACTGACAGGTGCTACGCAGCGGGACTGGCGGCCCAAGTGGCCGGCTTCCTGCTCGCCTTCTACGCCCGGGAAACGCTGCCGGTGTACCTCGTGGCGGCCGCCGCCTGCGCTGCGGTCGGCGTCGCCGCGGTCATGGGCGCGGCCGTGCTGGGCTGGCGGGTCACCCGCGCGGAAGGCGTCGTGCTGGCGGTGCTTACCATCGCGTTGGTCCTGCTCGCCGGCGCCGCGGAACCGTCGCGGGTCACCACGGTGCCCCCGACGACGGGCTGGGTGCTCGCCGCGTTACTCGGCGCGTGTGTCGCCCTCGCGCCGATGGCCTGGCGTGCGCGCGGCGCGGTGCCCCTGGCGGGCCTGGCCGGCGCCGCGTTCGCGGTGCTCGCGGTGGCCAGTCGCCCACTGCCCTCCCTCGAGTGGACGGCCCTGCCGCTCAACCCGCTCGCCTGGCTGACGCTGGCGTCCGCCGCCGTCGGTCAGGTCTTCCTGGCCGCGGCACTGCAACGCGGATCGACGACATCGGCCGGCTCCGCGATGGACGCCGTGACCATGGTCGTCGCGTCCGCGGCCGGTATCGCGCTGGTCGGTGACCAGATCGCCGACGGCCGAACGGCTTGGCTGATCGCCGGCCTGATCCTCATCGTCGGCGGCGTGCTGGCCATGGCGCGCGTCGGCACGGTCGTCGCCGAGCAGGGCCGGCCCTCCGACACCGAATCGTCCGCACAACCGATCACACAGGGAAACGCCCGATGACCAATGCACTCCCCGTCGCCAGCGTGTCGTTCGACCTCGACAACGTCTGGTCGTTCCTCAAGACCCACGGCGATCCCGACTGGGCGACCCGACCAAGCTATCTATCCGCGGCGACACCGCGGATCGTCGACTTTCTCGGCGAATCCGGTTTGCAGTCCACGGTTTTCGTGATCGGCGCCGACGCGGACCGCGACGACGGTGCCGAGGCGGTGCGCGCGTTCGCCGCCGCAGGACACGAGATCGGCAATCATTCCTACGAACACGAACCGTGGCTGCAGCGGTACAGCGAGGACCAGCTCGCAGCGGAGATCGACCGCACCCACGCGGCGATAGTCGCCGCCGGCGCACCGGCGCCGACCGGGTTCCGCGGGCCCGGCTACAGCACCAGCGCGACGCTGGAGCGGCTGCTCGTCGAACGCGGTTACACCTACGACGCCAGCACCTTCCCGACCTGGATCGGCCCGCTGGCGCGCGCACACCATTTCCGCACCGCCGACCTGACCGCCGCGCAGCGTGAGGAACGCGCGAACCTGTTCGGCGGGGCGAGCCAGGCGTTGCTCCCCCTGCGGCCCCACCGGTCCGCGAGCGGGCTCGCCGAACTGCCGGTCACCACGATGCCGCTGTTGCGGATCCCGATCCACGGGTCCTATCTGCTGCAGCTGTACTCGATCTCGCCGAGGGTGGCGCGGATGTTCTTCGGCACCGCCGTCCGGCTGTGCCGGGTGCGCGGCGTCGGCATGACGATGCTGCTGCACCCCACCGATCTGCTCGACCGGCGCGACGCACCGGCACTGGACTTCTTCCCCGGAATGGCCGTACCGGCACGGGAGAAGTACGCGTTCATGCAGTGGGTGATGGCGACCATGCAGCGCCACTTCACCGTCCTCGGGACGCGCGACCACATCGTGCACGCCCTCGACACGGAGAGCCCCTATGCGTCCGTGGCGTGACGGCAGACGACCCCGGCAGATGTCCGTCGGGTCGGTCCTGGCCGTGCTCGTGACCGCAACGCTGGTGACCGCGCTGGCGGTCATCGGCGTCCAGGCGGCCCACAGCGCGCCACCGGACGAAACCGACTCGCTGCAGGCACAATTCGACCAGCTTCGGCCAGGGGACACCATCCGTCTCGACCGGCGCACCTACTTCCACCAGGGCGTCATCCGGATCACGGTGCCCGGCATCCGGGTCGACGGCAACGGGGCGACACTGGCCGCGACGGAAGCGGCGACATCAGCAGTGCAGATCACCGCCCCGGACGTGTCCTTCGCCGGCGTGACGCTGACCGCGCCCACCGACGGCCCCCGCCACACCGGCCTGGAGCAACACAAACTCGTCGTGGCTGGTGACGGAGTCTCGCTCACCGACGTCACCGTCGACGGGTCGGCCGCCGCGGGGGTGTTCGTCGCCGGCGCCAACGGCTTCCACCTCAGCCGCGTGACCGTTCGCGACACGCTCGCCGACGGCATCCACATGACCGACGGCGCCACCAACGGCACGGTCGACCACCCGAGAACCGAACGCACCGGCGACGACGGCGTGGCCGTCGTCTCCTACGGCACCGACAAACCATGCTCGGGCATCGCCATCACCGCACCGGTCGTCGAGGGAACCAGGTGGGGCCGGGGCATCTCCGTCGTCGGAGGCCGCGACGTCTCCGTCCGCGACATCACCGTGTCGCGCACCAGCGGCGCGGGGGTGTACATCGCGTCCGAGGGGGATCCCTACTTCACCGACTCCGTTGCCGGAGTGCGCGTCGCGGGCGGCACGATCACCGGGGCGAACACCGACCCCGCTGTGGTACACGGCGCGGTGCTGGTGTATTCGGGCCACGCCGGGCAGTCGGTCAGCGGGGTGTCGATCTCCGATCTGACGATCACCGCGACCACGCCGACTGCCCAGCGCAACGTCGCCGTCGTGGCACAGCCCGGGACCGTCGACGCCATCGCGTTCTCCCGTATCCAGTTGCGCGACACAGAACTTCGCCCCCTGCTGGTCGACGCACCCGGCACAGCAGTCCAGACCACCGACTTCACCGTCAATGGCAAACCGGTCGACGTCCGTTGACCGGCAGACTCGCAAGGAGCACCGTGACCACCTCTTGCACCGTCGTGCACGTCACCGAGTCGTTCGCCAGCGGTACCGCCGCGGCGATCCGCGACTTCGCACGCAACTACCCGTCCGCCGAACACCACCTCGTCTACGCGCGACGCACGGAGGCCGCGGTCAGCACAACGGAATTCGCCGGCTTCACCGCGACCGCGGAGCTCCCCGAGGGACACGC
Above is a window of Mycolicibacterium baixiangningiae DNA encoding:
- the wecB gene encoding non-hydrolyzing UDP-N-acetylglucosamine 2-epimerase; this translates as MTEVHLVAGTRPEAIKLAPLVPALRAHGMTPVFVASGQHPTMVHQALGAFGLEPDVTLSIDRGSGSQAELMAALSMQLERHWAQRTPEAVVVQGDTTTVLAAAMVAFWAKLPIAHVEAGLRSHDLTAPFPEEGNRRLVGQISRLHLAPTADARANLEREGTRASDIVVTGNTVIDAVLDIAARGGRVTDPRVAEFVERARAGRSRLLLVTAHRRESWGEPLDRVLNAVALLLDKYSDVEVVLPAHPNPAVAQQVRAALAGHPRVLVTEPLAYPVLVATLAASTLVLSDSGGIQEEAPSFGVPVIVLREVTERMEAVDAGCAVLVGTDRDAVLDHACRLLDDPRERAAMVSKGNPFGDGHAADRSAAAISWMLGRTDQLPAEFWF
- a CDS encoding polysaccharide deacetylase family protein, with the protein product MTNALPVASVSFDLDNVWSFLKTHGDPDWATRPSYLSAATPRIVDFLGESGLQSTVFVIGADADRDDGAEAVRAFAAAGHEIGNHSYEHEPWLQRYSEDQLAAEIDRTHAAIVAAGAPAPTGFRGPGYSTSATLERLLVERGYTYDASTFPTWIGPLARAHHFRTADLTAAQREERANLFGGASQALLPLRPHRSASGLAELPVTTMPLLRIPIHGSYLLQLYSISPRVARMFFGTAVRLCRVRGVGMTMLLHPTDLLDRRDAPALDFFPGMAVPAREKYAFMQWVMATMQRHFTVLGTRDHIVHALDTESPYASVA
- a CDS encoding right-handed parallel beta-helix repeat-containing protein, encoding MRPWRDGRRPRQMSVGSVLAVLVTATLVTALAVIGVQAAHSAPPDETDSLQAQFDQLRPGDTIRLDRRTYFHQGVIRITVPGIRVDGNGATLAATEAATSAVQITAPDVSFAGVTLTAPTDGPRHTGLEQHKLVVAGDGVSLTDVTVDGSAAAGVFVAGANGFHLSRVTVRDTLADGIHMTDGATNGTVDHPRTERTGDDGVAVVSYGTDKPCSGIAITAPVVEGTRWGRGISVVGGRDVSVRDITVSRTSGAGVYIASEGDPYFTDSVAGVRVAGGTITGANTDPAVVHGAVLVYSGHAGQSVSGVSISDLTITATTPTAQRNVAVVAQPGTVDAIAFSRIQLRDTELRPLLVDAPGTAVQTTDFTVNGKPVDVR
- a CDS encoding TIGR03089 family protein codes for the protein MCELTVTAALLGPLLDSDPAGPSITYYDDATGERIELSAVTLANWAAKTGNLLRDELGAGPGSRVAVLLPAHWQTAAVLFGLWWIGAEALVGGGADSDGADSDGADSDGADSDRADIALCTAQRIDEADAAVGTGEIAVLSLDPFGKPVADLPVGLTDYATAVRVHGDQIVPERGPGPALNGRSVDEVVAAAARAATAAGLQPKDRVLSTAGWATADDVTTHLLAVYAVGGSLVQVAHPDPAVLERRRTMEKVTRTLE